The following are encoded together in the Thalassomonas haliotis genome:
- a CDS encoding DUF6289 family protein: MKTSLKKLLSIGLAAGTIFGASYAYAAFSILEFAYYSDASYSTVVGEKVMNQCTGTTYTTGTVTSYRRIVGSEPCAGGGIRR; encoded by the coding sequence ATGAAAACATCTTTGAAAAAACTACTTTCAATCGGCTTGGCTGCCGGAACTATTTTTGGCGCTTCTTATGCCTATGCCGCATTTTCTATTTTGGAATTTGCTTATTATTCTGATGCCAGTTATTCAACGGTTGTTGGTGAAAAAGTGATGAACCAGTGTACTGGCACAACCTATACCACGGGAACGGTAACTTCTTACCGGAGAATTGTTGGCTCTGAACCTTGTGCCGGTGGCGGAATTCGCCGCTAA
- a CDS encoding DUF6289 family protein: protein MIVIKPLNLLKIIKRKSNLKKIAAIALTGITLSAASYAYAASSGYIKEFVYYADASYSTPVGEKVVNQCRGTTYASGQVTSYVRLVGMEMCGGSEF, encoded by the coding sequence TTGATAGTAATCAAACCCTTAAATCTTCTTAAAATAATAAAAAGGAAATCAAATTTAAAGAAAATTGCCGCTATTGCCTTAACAGGTATTACACTTTCAGCAGCTTCTTATGCCTATGCAGCAAGTTCCGGTTATATTAAAGAATTCGTTTATTATGCTGATGCGAGTTATTCAACGCCTGTTGGTGAAAAGGTGGTCAACCAATGCCGTGGCACCACTTATGCGAGTGGCCAGGTCACTTCGTACGTAAGGCTTGTTGGCATGGAGATGTGCGGTGGCAGTGAGTTTTAA
- a CDS encoding substrate-binding periplasmic protein — MLKNSAFLLTCALQFIPATACGQEPLKVVTEDWPPYSFLLPDGSVGGMATDKVRKLLDKAGLEYRISLYPWVRAYKMALTQKNVMIYSIYRTPEREAQFQWLCPLLPTHSMYFYALSDRKDIKVKALEELKQYTIGITKEEYGYQYLIEHGFKEAKQLDITPNYDINLRKLIEKRVDLIIESSDTMEIRLKNIGYNFERVIPVFEMNTAGVADNCMAFSLKTAPEIVEQVREIFFR; from the coding sequence ATGTTAAAAAATAGCGCCTTTTTACTGACTTGTGCCCTGCAATTTATCCCAGCTACCGCTTGTGGCCAGGAACCCCTGAAAGTGGTGACAGAAGACTGGCCGCCTTATAGTTTCCTGTTACCCGACGGCAGTGTCGGCGGCATGGCGACAGACAAAGTCCGTAAGCTGTTGGATAAAGCCGGGCTGGAATACCGCATTAGTCTTTATCCCTGGGTACGTGCCTATAAGATGGCGCTGACGCAAAAAAATGTCATGATTTATTCCATTTACCGCACCCCGGAGCGGGAGGCGCAATTCCAGTGGCTTTGTCCGTTATTACCGACCCATTCGATGTATTTTTATGCTTTATCTGACCGCAAAGATATTAAAGTCAAAGCCCTGGAAGAGCTGAAGCAGTACACCATAGGGATCACCAAGGAAGAGTATGGATACCAATATCTGATTGAGCATGGTTTTAAAGAAGCGAAACAGCTGGATATTACCCCAAACTATGATATCAACCTGCGTAAACTGATAGAGAAAAGGGTGGACTTAATTATTGAGTCCAGCGATACCATGGAGATACGGTTAAAGAATATAGGTTATAACTTTGAGCGGGTGATACCTGTTTTTGAAATGAATACGGCCGGGGTTGCGGATAATTGCATGGCTTTTAGCCTGAAAACAGCGCCGGAGATTGTCGAGCAGGTCAGGGAAATTTTCTTCCGGTGA
- a CDS encoding aldo/keto reductase has protein sequence MDKIQLGKSDIASSRLIYGCMRISGDNTPGDREKGKIALRTAIEAGYNHFDHADIYAGGLSESLFAEVLKENPGLRQQLIITSKAGIRIENTPNPGDPKCYDFSRDYLVNSVDGILKRLEIETLDMFLLHRPDYLFNAAEVAETLMQLHNAGKVKHFGVSNFTPSQVKLLQSALPLPLMVNQVEINIHNINSFNDGTLDQCQQSGITPVAWCPLGGVAYSAWGNTFSAADEQRIENELNLQAEKYQCQPWQLILAWLLKHPAQICPIIGSTTPERILAARQSLELDYSREDWYRLLEARNGESVP, from the coding sequence ATGGATAAGATTCAGTTAGGCAAATCTGATATAGCTTCTTCAAGGCTAATATATGGTTGCATGCGTATAAGCGGCGATAACACTCCAGGAGACAGGGAGAAAGGTAAAATAGCGCTGCGCACTGCGATTGAAGCGGGTTATAACCACTTTGATCATGCTGATATTTATGCCGGCGGTTTAAGTGAGTCTTTATTTGCCGAGGTCTTAAAAGAAAATCCCGGCTTGAGGCAGCAGTTGATCATCACTTCCAAGGCCGGGATCCGTATTGAGAATACCCCAAACCCAGGTGATCCCAAATGTTATGATTTTAGCCGGGATTATCTCGTTAACAGTGTTGATGGCATCCTTAAACGCCTGGAAATAGAAACATTGGATATGTTTTTACTGCACCGGCCTGATTATTTGTTTAATGCCGCAGAGGTGGCGGAGACCTTAATGCAACTTCACAATGCCGGTAAGGTGAAGCATTTCGGTGTCAGTAATTTCACCCCCTCCCAGGTCAAGCTGTTGCAATCGGCCTTGCCTTTGCCTTTGATGGTGAACCAGGTGGAGATCAATATCCACAATATCAACAGCTTCAATGACGGTACCTTAGATCAGTGCCAGCAGTCGGGCATAACCCCCGTTGCCTGGTGTCCCCTTGGCGGTGTGGCTTATTCTGCCTGGGGCAATACCTTCAGCGCCGCAGATGAGCAAAGGATAGAAAATGAACTCAATTTGCAGGCGGAAAAATATCAATGTCAGCCCTGGCAGCTGATCCTTGCCTGGCTATTGAAACATCCGGCGCAAATATGCCCTATTATCGGCTCAACTACGCCAGAGCGTATTCTTGCCGCCAGGCAGTCGTTGGAGCTGGATTACAGCCGGGAAGACTGGTACCGCCTGCTTGAAGCCAGAAACGGTGAGTCCGTGCCCTAG